One genomic window of Drosophila subpulchrella strain 33 F10 #4 breed RU33 unplaced genomic scaffold, RU_Dsub_v1.1 Primary Assembly Seq15, whole genome shotgun sequence includes the following:
- the LOC119558912 gene encoding uncharacterized protein LOC119558912 isoform X1 gives MTPFDDFIYLINHVLLGEEPTIEDFILLVGTLVAFIAFILWCCFPIQPKQEPGPHRQFTCKIIQNPIKAFDAATSTDDAPKPGGGSGTGSSTSNMQYNSSSGSGSYSKNGTVAMHNYYVKNGHHCCT, from the exons ATGACACCCTTCGATGACTTTATCTATCTGATCAATCATGTGCTTTTGGGCGAGGAGCCG ACAATCGAAGACTTCATATTGCTGGTGGGCACCCTGGTGGCGTTTATAGCCTTCATCCTGTGGTGCTGCTTCCCCATACAGCCAAAG CAGGAGCCTGGTCCCCATCGCCAGTTTACGTGCAAGATCATACAGAATCCCATCAAGGCCTTCGACGCCGCCACCAGCACTGACGACGCACCTAAACCAGGAGGTGGGTCCGGAACTGGTAGCTCCACGTCCAACATGCAGTACAATAGCAGCAGTGGCAGCGGAAGCTACAGCAAGAACGGCACAGTGGCCATGCACAATTACTACGTTAAAAACGGACACCATTGCTGCACCTAA
- the LOC119558912 gene encoding uncharacterized protein LOC119558912 isoform X2 — translation MTPFDDFIYLINHVLLGEEPTIEDFILLVGTLVAFIAFILWCCFPIQPKEPGPHRQFTCKIIQNPIKAFDAATSTDDAPKPGGGSGTGSSTSNMQYNSSSGSGSYSKNGTVAMHNYYVKNGHHCCT, via the exons ATGACACCCTTCGATGACTTTATCTATCTGATCAATCATGTGCTTTTGGGCGAGGAGCCG ACAATCGAAGACTTCATATTGCTGGTGGGCACCCTGGTGGCGTTTATAGCCTTCATCCTGTGGTGCTGCTTCCCCATACAGCCAAAG GAGCCTGGTCCCCATCGCCAGTTTACGTGCAAGATCATACAGAATCCCATCAAGGCCTTCGACGCCGCCACCAGCACTGACGACGCACCTAAACCAGGAGGTGGGTCCGGAACTGGTAGCTCCACGTCCAACATGCAGTACAATAGCAGCAGTGGCAGCGGAAGCTACAGCAAGAACGGCACAGTGGCCATGCACAATTACTACGTTAAAAACGGACACCATTGCTGCACCTAA
- the LOC119558916 gene encoding FHA domain-containing protein DDL: protein MGKRRSRERGRDQEPHLSGDEVVTKINDRNSTKTKKAKRMRDRHNSRSSDSSSESKKSIRNSFSPDRKKQRPVRKARESPEAPEKHSKQPAKLSEEMQEQRSKWDSPERSSSHRNSIRQRRHSRSRSRDRGERERERERDRDRDRNRDQERDNHMHRSGRDRERSKRSPGHRQLSRSSECKDRQRRSPERRPVRQSRSPRDHSHRVGPNFGQGRHRNQRRDIRNRNEEEQYNWGKAGDDKAPPEGEEPVDKEKPNFGLSGALTEDANKVNGVVVKYSEPPEARKPKRRWRLYPFKGETALPTLHIHRQSCFLVGRDRKVVDLAVDHPSCSKQHAALQYRLVPFEREDGSHGKRVRLYLIDLESANGTFLNNKKIDGRKYYELMEKDVIKFGFSSREYVLLHENSKEDQEDDDVHIKDEPQDLLAEVANP, encoded by the exons ATGGGCAAACGACGCAGTCGGGAGCGTGGTCGCGACCAGGAACCACATTTATCCGGCGATGAGGTGGTCACCAAAATAAACGATCGCAACTCAACCAAAACCAAGAAAGCCAAGCGAATGCGGGACCGCCATAACTCGCGTTCATCGGATTCCTCTTCCGAAAGCAAGAAATCGATTCGCAACAGCTTCTCGCCAGATAGAAAGAAACAGAGGCCCGTCAGGAAAGCCAGGGAATCACCTGAGGCCCCGGAGAAGCACTCCAAACAACCCGCAAAACTCTCGGAGGAGATGCAAGAGCAGCGCTCCAAGTGGGACAGTCCGGAACGCAGCAGCTCCCATCGAAACAGCATAAGGCAGCGACGGCACAGCCGAAGCCGCTCCAGGGATCGTGGCGAGCGCGAGAGGGAACGGGAGCGGGACAGAGACCGCGATCGGAACCGCGATCAAGAGCGGGATAATCACATGCACCGCAGCGGAAGAGACCGAGAGCGCAGCAAGCGATCCCCAGGACATCGGCAGCTGTCTCGGAGCAGCGAGTGCAAGGATCGCCAACGGAGGTCGCCAGAAAGGAGGCCAGTTCG CCAAAGTAGAAGTCCCCGCGATCATTCTCATCGCGTGGGGCCAAACTTCGGCCAAGGACGACATCGAAATCAGCGTCGCGACATCCGAAACAGGAATGAGGAAGAGCAGTACAACTGGGGCAAGGCAGGTGACGATAAGGCACCGCCGGAAGGAGAGGAGCCAGTGGACAAGGAGAAGCCAAACTTCGGTCTAAGTGGAGCACTCACCGAAGACGCCAACAAGGTGAATGGCGTGGTGGTTAAATACTCAGAGCCCCCGGAGGCCCGCAAGCCCAAGCGCCGCTGGAGATTATACCCGTTCAAGGGTGAGACGGCGTTGCCCACTCTGCATATTCATCGACAGAGTTGCTTTCTGGTTGGGCGCGACCGCAAAGTGGTCGACCTAGCGGTGGATCATCCAAGTTGCTCCAAACAGCATGCCGCCCTGCAGTACCGACTGGTACCATTCGAGCGGGAGGATGGCAGCCATGGGAAACGCGTGCGGCTATACCTCATCGATCTGGAGTCAGCCAACGGCACGTTTCTAAACAACAAAAAGATTGATGGCAGAAAGTACTATGAGCTAATGGAGAAGGACGTGATCAAGTTCGGCTTTAGTTCCCGCGAGTATGTGCTGCTGCACGAGAACAGCAAGGAAGACCAGGAGGACGACGATGTACATATCAAGGATGAGCCGCAGGATTTGCTTGCTGAAGTGGCCAATCCTTAG